A region of Saccharococcus thermophilus DNA encodes the following proteins:
- the ftsY gene encoding signal recognition particle-docking protein FtsY: MSFFKKLKEKITKQADSVTEKFKQGLSKTRDSLAGRVNDLIARYRKVDEEFFEELEEILISADVGVTTVMDLIDELKMEVKRRNIQDPQEMREVISEKLVEIYRGDDEEYEKSAALNIQKDGLTVILFVGVNGVGKTTTIGKLAHKLKSEGKTVMLAAGDTFRAGAIEQLEVWGERVGAEVIKQSAGSDPAAVVYDAIQAAKARRVDVLLCDTAGRLQNKVNLMKELEKVKRVIEREVPGAPHEVLLVLDATTGQNAMSQAKIFKEATNVTGIVLTKLDGTAKGGIVLAIRNELHIPVKFVGLGEKMDDLQPFDPEKYVYGLFADLFEEKSEQ; encoded by the coding sequence ATGAGTTTTTTCAAAAAGCTGAAAGAAAAAATTACAAAGCAAGCCGATTCGGTTACCGAAAAGTTTAAGCAAGGTCTTTCGAAAACGCGTGATTCGCTTGCAGGGCGCGTCAACGACTTAATCGCCCGTTATCGAAAAGTCGATGAAGAGTTTTTTGAAGAACTGGAAGAAATTTTGATTAGCGCCGATGTCGGTGTGACGACAGTCATGGATTTAATTGATGAGCTGAAAATGGAAGTGAAGCGCCGCAATATACAGGACCCGCAAGAAATGCGAGAAGTGATTTCCGAAAAGCTTGTCGAGATTTACCGCGGCGATGACGAAGAATATGAAAAATCAGCGGCGTTAAATATCCAGAAAGACGGTTTGACGGTCATATTGTTTGTCGGAGTGAACGGCGTCGGAAAAACGACGACGATCGGCAAGCTTGCCCATAAGCTAAAATCGGAAGGAAAGACGGTGATGCTCGCGGCCGGCGATACGTTCCGCGCCGGTGCGATTGAACAGCTTGAAGTTTGGGGCGAGCGCGTCGGCGCCGAAGTGATTAAACAATCGGCCGGCTCTGACCCGGCGGCGGTCGTTTATGACGCCATCCAGGCGGCGAAAGCGCGCCGGGTTGACGTGCTTTTATGTGATACGGCCGGACGCTTGCAAAACAAAGTCAATTTAATGAAAGAACTTGAAAAAGTAAAACGCGTCATTGAACGGGAAGTTCCGGGGGCGCCGCATGAAGTATTGCTCGTGCTTGACGCAACAACCGGACAAAACGCAATGAGCCAGGCAAAGATTTTCAAAGAAGCAACCAACGTCACCGGCATTGTGCTGACGAAGCTTGACGGCACGGCAAAAGGCGGCATCGTGCTGGCGATTCGCAACGAGCTTCATATTCCGGTGAAGTTTGTCGGCCTTGGCGAAAAAATGGATGATCTGCAGCCGTTTGATCCAGAAAAATATGTATACGGATTGTTTGCCGATTTATTTGAGGAGAAAAGCGAGCAATAA
- a CDS encoding YlqD family protein: protein MKIIQTIEVRQIVTEKSKQTLEKAFMAQKQQLMRECDQLRFEQKRLEKTGKYSSSLLKQYFAKEMDARLEKIKLLDFQLEQLHILPLGSELKEREVQALIDVQVGDNWENVMSKRAIIIEDGIVKEIR, encoded by the coding sequence ATGAAAATCATTCAAACGATTGAAGTAAGGCAAATCGTCACCGAAAAAAGCAAACAGACGCTCGAGAAAGCGTTTATGGCGCAAAAACAGCAACTCATGCGCGAATGCGACCAATTGCGGTTTGAACAGAAACGGCTTGAAAAAACAGGAAAATATTCCTCTTCGCTTCTAAAGCAATACTTTGCGAAAGAAATGGATGCGAGGCTGGAGAAAATTAAACTTCTCGATTTTCAGCTCGAACAATTACATATCCTACCGTTAGGAAGCGAATTAAAAGAGCGTGAAGTGCAGGCGCTCATCGACGTGCAGGTCGGTGACAATTGGGAAAACGTCATGTCCAAACGTGCGATTATCATTGAAGACGGTATTGTCAAAGAAATTCGTTAA
- the lepB gene encoding signal peptidase I — MEKKKSEFREWIKAIVIAVLLAGGIRYFIFAPIIVDGLSMMPTLHDHDRMIVNKLSYKIGTPHRFDIIVFHAEEGRDYIKRVIGLPGDHIEYKNDTLYINGKPYKEPYLDEYKKKVVDGPLTEPFTLEEITGRKTVPKNCLFVMGDNRRFSKDSRHIGFIPMDKVVGKASIVYWPLSDAGIVK; from the coding sequence ATGGAAAAGAAAAAAAGTGAATTTCGGGAATGGATCAAAGCAATCGTGATTGCCGTATTGCTGGCGGGAGGCATTCGTTATTTTATTTTCGCACCGATTATTGTCGACGGGCTATCGATGATGCCGACTCTTCATGACCATGACCGTATGATTGTCAATAAGCTCTCTTATAAAATCGGCACACCGCACCGCTTTGATATTATTGTTTTTCATGCCGAAGAAGGGAGAGACTATATTAAGCGGGTCATCGGTTTGCCGGGCGACCATATTGAATACAAAAACGACACGCTGTATATAAACGGAAAGCCGTACAAGGAACCGTACTTGGACGAATATAAAAAGAAAGTCGTTGATGGACCGCTGACCGAACCGTTCACGTTGGAAGAAATTACTGGTAGAAAAACGGTGCCGAAAAACTGCTTGTTTGTGATGGGAGATAACCGCCGTTTTAGTAAAGATAGCCGCCATATCGGATTTATCCCAATGGACAAAGTCGTTGGCAAAGCCAGCATCGTCTATTGGCCGCTGTCTGATGCTGGGATTGTGAAATAA
- the smc gene encoding chromosome segregation protein SMC, which produces MFLKRLDIIGFKSFADRVSIEFVPGVTAVVGPNGSGKSNITDAIRWVLGEQSAKSLRGAKMEDIIFAGSDSRKPLNVAEVTITLDNEDQFLPLDYQEVSITRRVYRSGESEFFINKQPCRLKDIVDLLMDSGLGKEAFSIIGQGRVEEILSSKPEERRTIFEEAAGVLKYKIRKKKAETKLAETQENLHRVSDILHELEQQLEPLKMQASIAKDYLEKRDELERFEVALMVHDIEQLYGQWTSLKQQLEQHQNEEIQLSSMLQKAEADIEQLRDHITALDESIDGLQQVLLVASEELEKLEGKKEVLKERKKNAAQYQKQLEEAIASLAEKKERMEQVLRSEQTQLAELQTAVATLQAELKEKQASLSAYDVNIEEKIEQLKSDYIELVHEQAALKNERAHLQTLLEKLQAKQAVLAEANRKYLDERTKLRQQYAALDEKRVQLEKALEQAEALLRQKTGEVSALKTDLEKKEAMLYQAYQYLQQTKSRKELLEEMQQDYAGFFQGVKEVLKARAQFPGVHGAVVELIQVPNRYETAIEIALGGAMQHIVVENEEVARKAIHYLKTNAYGRATFLPMNVIQAKTVPAEQLALVKGHPAFVGIASELIHYENLYHSVIANLLGNVIITTDLKGANELARLLHYRYRLVTLDGDVVSPGGAMTGGGVAKKTNSLLSRNRELETISAKLREMEEKTEQLEQFVQAKKKQIQQEETNLAALRQQIEEQRFTLQEVKGELRELQLQEKNMNERLALYDHEKANDEQEAKQMTKRLAVIAEQLHHLEEKLRGMDEEINKLQTQKQTEQTSKEALQTAMTEQKIALAETQQRLKNTQEKVEQLTSELADTKKQLQTAKQELADLMEEMSSSHSSEEELEELRNKKLEDKQKTVDLIASRREQRLQYQAQLEHLEREWKEKKRQHKQLADIVKDEEVKLNRLDVELENLLARLREEYALSFEAAKAAYPLTADVQEARKRVKLIKLAIEELGTVNLGAIDEYERVSERYQFLTEQKADLQQAKETLHQVIDEMDQEMKKRFLSTFEQIRSHFGDVFRQLFGGGNADLRLTDPNNLLETGIDIVAQPPGKKPQHLSLLSGGERALTAIALLFSILKVRPVPFCVLDEVEAALDEANVYRYAQYLKQFSSQTQFIVITHRKGTMEEADVLYGVTMQESGVSKLVSVRLEDSKQLVKS; this is translated from the coding sequence ATGTTCCTCAAACGTTTAGATATTATTGGATTTAAATCGTTTGCCGATCGCGTATCCATCGAATTTGTTCCCGGAGTGACGGCGGTTGTCGGTCCAAACGGGAGCGGAAAAAGCAACATTACCGATGCGATCCGCTGGGTGCTCGGCGAGCAGTCCGCAAAATCGTTGCGCGGGGCGAAGATGGAAGATATTATTTTTGCCGGCAGCGATTCGCGCAAACCGCTTAATGTCGCGGAAGTGACGATTACTCTTGATAATGAAGACCAGTTTCTGCCGCTTGATTATCAAGAAGTAAGCATCACGCGCCGGGTGTATCGCTCAGGGGAAAGCGAATTTTTTATTAATAAGCAGCCTTGCCGTTTAAAAGATATTGTCGATTTATTGATGGATTCCGGGCTTGGAAAAGAAGCGTTTTCGATTATCGGCCAAGGCCGCGTCGAAGAAATTTTAAGCAGCAAGCCGGAAGAACGACGCACGATTTTCGAAGAGGCAGCCGGCGTGCTAAAGTATAAAATCCGCAAGAAAAAGGCAGAAACAAAGCTTGCCGAAACGCAGGAAAACTTGCATCGCGTCAGCGACATCTTACACGAGCTGGAGCAGCAGCTAGAGCCGCTGAAAATGCAGGCATCGATCGCGAAAGACTATTTGGAAAAGCGCGATGAGCTGGAACGGTTTGAAGTAGCGCTGATGGTGCACGACATTGAACAGCTTTATGGGCAGTGGACATCATTAAAGCAGCAGCTTGAGCAGCATCAAAATGAAGAAATCCAGCTCTCTAGCATGCTGCAAAAAGCGGAAGCGGACATCGAACAGCTCCGCGACCACATTACGGCGCTCGATGAATCGATTGACGGGCTGCAGCAAGTGCTGCTTGTCGCGAGCGAAGAATTAGAAAAACTCGAAGGAAAGAAAGAAGTATTAAAAGAGCGCAAGAAAAATGCGGCCCAATACCAGAAACAGCTCGAAGAGGCGATTGCCTCCCTTGCCGAGAAGAAAGAGCGCATGGAACAAGTGTTAAGAAGCGAACAGACGCAGCTTGCCGAGCTGCAAACAGCGGTGGCCACGCTGCAAGCCGAATTAAAGGAAAAGCAAGCTTCCCTTTCGGCCTATGATGTGAATATTGAAGAAAAAATCGAACAATTAAAAAGCGATTATATCGAATTAGTCCATGAACAAGCTGCCTTAAAAAACGAACGCGCCCATCTGCAAACGCTGCTAGAAAAACTGCAGGCAAAACAAGCTGTACTTGCTGAAGCAAACCGCAAATATTTGGACGAGCGCACAAAGCTGCGGCAACAATATGCGGCGTTAGACGAAAAACGTGTACAGCTCGAGAAGGCGCTCGAGCAGGCGGAAGCGCTGCTAAGGCAAAAAACAGGAGAAGTTTCGGCGCTGAAAACGGATTTAGAAAAGAAAGAAGCGATGCTGTATCAAGCGTACCAATATTTGCAACAGACAAAATCGAGAAAAGAACTGCTCGAGGAAATGCAGCAAGACTATGCGGGATTTTTCCAAGGGGTAAAAGAAGTGTTAAAAGCGCGCGCGCAGTTCCCGGGCGTCCATGGTGCAGTTGTCGAGCTGATCCAAGTTCCAAACCGCTACGAAACAGCGATTGAAATTGCGCTCGGCGGTGCGATGCAGCATATTGTCGTCGAAAATGAAGAAGTGGCGCGCAAGGCGATTCACTATTTAAAAACCAATGCGTACGGCCGTGCGACTTTTTTGCCGATGAATGTCATACAGGCGAAAACGGTTCCTGCCGAACAGCTTGCCTTGGTGAAAGGGCATCCGGCATTTGTCGGAATCGCCAGCGAACTGATTCATTATGAAAACCTCTACCATTCTGTCATCGCCAATTTGCTTGGAAACGTCATTATCACGACCGACTTAAAAGGAGCGAATGAATTAGCGCGCCTGCTTCACTATCGTTACCGCCTTGTCACGCTCGATGGCGATGTTGTCAGCCCTGGCGGCGCGATGACTGGCGGCGGCGTCGCGAAAAAGACGAATTCGTTGCTAAGCCGAAATCGCGAGCTGGAGACGATTTCGGCCAAACTGCGCGAAATGGAGGAAAAAACCGAACAGCTCGAACAGTTTGTACAAGCGAAAAAGAAACAAATTCAACAGGAAGAAACGAATTTGGCTGCGCTCCGTCAACAAATAGAGGAGCAACGTTTTACGCTTCAGGAAGTAAAAGGCGAATTGCGCGAGCTGCAATTGCAAGAAAAAAATATGAACGAACGCCTCGCCCTTTATGACCATGAAAAAGCGAATGATGAGCAAGAAGCAAAACAGATGACAAAGCGGCTCGCCGTTATCGCAGAGCAACTTCATCATCTTGAAGAAAAATTGCGGGGAATGGATGAGGAAATCAATAAGCTGCAAACGCAAAAGCAGACGGAACAAACGTCAAAAGAAGCGTTGCAGACGGCGATGACCGAGCAAAAAATCGCTCTTGCCGAAACGCAGCAACGGTTGAAAAACACGCAAGAAAAAGTAGAGCAGCTTACGAGTGAGCTTGCCGATACGAAAAAGCAGCTGCAGACAGCCAAGCAAGAACTTGCCGATTTAATGGAGGAGATGAGTTCCAGCCATTCTAGCGAAGAAGAATTAGAAGAATTGCGGAACAAAAAGCTAGAGGATAAGCAAAAAACGGTCGACCTCATTGCCAGCCGCCGCGAACAGCGGCTTCAGTACCAGGCACAGCTGGAACATTTAGAGCGGGAATGGAAGGAAAAGAAACGGCAGCATAAACAGCTCGCCGATATCGTAAAAGATGAGGAAGTCAAGCTAAACCGCCTCGATGTCGAACTGGAAAATTTATTAGCCCGCCTTCGTGAAGAATATGCCCTTTCGTTCGAAGCGGCGAAAGCAGCCTATCCATTGACGGCCGATGTCCAAGAAGCGCGTAAACGGGTAAAATTAATCAAGCTGGCGATCGAAGAGCTCGGCACGGTAAATTTAGGAGCGATTGATGAATATGAGCGGGTATCGGAGCGCTATCAGTTTTTAACCGAACAAAAAGCCGATTTGCAGCAGGCGAAAGAAACGCTCCATCAAGTGATTGACGAGATGGACCAAGAGATGAAAAAACGGTTTTTATCGACGTTTGAACAAATTCGCTCCCATTTTGGCGACGTCTTTCGTCAGCTGTTTGGCGGCGGCAATGCTGATTTGCGCTTGACCGATCCAAACAATTTGCTTGAGACTGGCATTGATATTGTCGCGCAGCCGCCGGGGAAAAAGCCACAGCATTTAAGTCTGCTTTCCGGCGGAGAACGGGCGCTGACGGCCATCGCCTTATTGTTTTCCATTTTAAAAGTGCGTCCGGTGCCGTTTTGCGTTCTCGACGAGGTTGAAGCGGCGCTTGATGAGGCGAATGTGTATCGCTATGCACAATATTTAAAACAGTTCAGCAGCCAGACGCAATTTATCGTCATCACCCATCGAAAAGGCACGATGGAAGAAGCGGATGTGCTATATGGGGTGACGATGCAAGAATCGGGCGTGTCGAAGCTCGTTTCCGTCCGTCTGGAAGATTCGAAACAACTCGTTAAGTCATGA
- the rplS gene encoding 50S ribosomal protein L19, with the protein MHHLIQEITKEQLRTDLPDFRPGDTVRVHVKVIEGNRERIQVFEGVVIKRRGAGISETFTVRKVSYGVGVERTFPVHTPKIAKLEVVRRGKVRRAKLYYLRQLRGKAARIKETIK; encoded by the coding sequence ATGCATCATTTAATCCAAGAAATCACGAAAGAGCAACTGCGGACAGATTTGCCAGACTTCCGTCCTGGCGATACGGTACGCGTTCACGTGAAAGTTATCGAAGGAAACCGTGAACGTATCCAAGTGTTTGAAGGCGTTGTGATTAAACGCCGCGGCGCTGGCATCAGCGAAACATTCACCGTCCGCAAAGTGTCTTACGGTGTTGGCGTAGAGCGTACGTTCCCAGTGCATACGCCGAAAATCGCCAAGTTAGAAGTTGTTCGCCGCGGTAAAGTGCGTCGTGCGAAATTGTACTACCTGCGTCAACTTCGCGGCAAAGCAGCACGCATTAAAGAAACGATTAAATAA
- the ffh gene encoding signal recognition particle protein, with product MAFEGLSERLQNVMNKIRGKGKVTEDDVKEMMREVRLALLEADVNFKVVKDFVKRVSERAVGQEVLKSLTPGQQVIKVVKEELTELMGGEQSKIAVASRPPTVIMMVGLQGAGKTTTTGKLANLLRKRYNRKSLLVAADIYRPAAIKQLETLGKQLNMPVFSLGDQVSPVEIAKQALEKAKQEHYDYVLIDTAGRLHIDEALMDELKQMKEVAKPDEIFLVVDAMTGQDAVNVAQSFHEQLGITGVILTKLDGDTRGGAALSIRAVTNTPIKFVGMGEKLDALEPFHPERMASRILGMGDVLTLIEKAQAAVDEEKAKELEQKMRTATFTLDDFLEQLGQVRKLGPLDEILKMLPGANKIKGLNNIQIDEKQISRVEAIIRSMTKEEKTYPEIINGSRKKRIAKGSGTSVQEVNRLLKQFDEMKKMMKMMTNIPKGKKKGFKFPFM from the coding sequence ATGGCGTTTGAAGGGTTATCGGAACGTTTGCAAAACGTGATGAACAAAATCCGCGGCAAGGGGAAAGTGACGGAGGACGACGTAAAGGAAATGATGCGCGAAGTTCGCCTTGCCCTTCTTGAAGCGGATGTGAACTTTAAAGTCGTTAAAGATTTTGTCAAGCGCGTAAGCGAACGCGCGGTCGGACAGGAAGTGTTAAAAAGCTTAACACCAGGGCAGCAAGTCATTAAAGTCGTCAAAGAAGAGTTGACGGAACTGATGGGCGGCGAACAAAGCAAAATTGCCGTCGCCAGCCGTCCGCCGACCGTCATTATGATGGTTGGTCTCCAAGGTGCCGGAAAGACGACGACAACGGGAAAATTAGCGAATTTACTGCGGAAACGGTATAATCGCAAGTCGCTTTTGGTCGCTGCCGATATTTATCGCCCGGCGGCGATTAAGCAGCTTGAAACGCTCGGCAAACAGCTCAATATGCCGGTTTTCTCTTTAGGCGACCAAGTCAGTCCGGTGGAAATCGCCAAGCAGGCGCTTGAAAAAGCAAAACAAGAACATTACGATTACGTGCTCATTGACACCGCCGGACGCCTTCATATTGACGAGGCGCTAATGGATGAGTTAAAACAGATGAAAGAAGTAGCAAAGCCGGATGAAATTTTCCTTGTCGTCGATGCGATGACCGGGCAAGACGCGGTAAACGTCGCGCAAAGCTTCCATGAACAGCTCGGCATCACCGGCGTCATTTTAACGAAGCTGGACGGCGATACGCGCGGCGGGGCGGCGCTGTCGATTCGGGCGGTTACGAACACGCCGATCAAATTCGTCGGGATGGGCGAAAAGCTAGATGCGCTCGAGCCGTTTCATCCGGAGCGCATGGCTTCGCGCATTTTAGGAATGGGCGATGTATTGACCCTTATTGAAAAAGCGCAAGCCGCCGTCGACGAAGAAAAAGCGAAAGAGCTTGAACAAAAAATGCGCACGGCGACATTTACGCTCGATGACTTTTTAGAGCAGCTCGGGCAAGTGCGCAAGCTTGGACCGCTCGACGAAATTTTAAAAATGCTGCCGGGTGCCAATAAAATCAAAGGATTGAACAACATCCAGATCGATGAGAAGCAAATTAGCCGCGTCGAGGCGATTATTCGTTCGATGACGAAAGAAGAAAAAACATATCCGGAAATTATTAACGGAAGCCGGAAAAAGCGGATTGCCAAAGGAAGCGGCACGTCCGTACAGGAAGTCAACCGGCTGTTAAAGCAGTTTGACGAAATGAAAAAGATGATGAAAATGATGACCAATATACCAAAAGGAAAGAAAAAAGGGTTTAAATTCCCATTTATGTAG
- a CDS encoding KH domain-containing protein, with amino-acid sequence MKQLIETIVQALVDHPEEVSVTNSEDEQSITYELSVHKEDIGKVIGKQGRTIHAIRTVVYAASAKQPKRVIVQVKEKG; translated from the coding sequence ATGAAACAATTAATTGAAACGATCGTTCAAGCGCTTGTCGATCATCCGGAAGAAGTATCAGTGACAAACAGCGAAGATGAACAATCTATCACGTATGAATTATCGGTGCACAAAGAAGATATCGGAAAAGTGATTGGCAAACAAGGTCGCACGATTCATGCCATCCGCACGGTCGTTTACGCTGCTTCGGCGAAGCAGCCGAAAAGAGTGATCGTGCAAGTGAAAGAAAAAGGGTGA
- the ylqF gene encoding ribosome biogenesis GTPase YlqF: protein MTIQWFPGHMAKAKREVQEKLKLIDIVFELLDARIPLSSRNPMINEILGNKPRIVLLNKADMADETVTEQWIAYFEQERLRALAIDAQTGTGIRQIVSTAKEMLKDKFAKMAAKGIKNPRPMRALIVGIPNVGKSTLINRLAGRNIAKTGDKPGVTKAQQWIKVGKEMELLDTPGILWPKFEEEEVGLKLATTGAIKDTILNLQDVAVYALTFLKEHYPERLKERYSLPDIPEEIVALFDAIGKRRGCLVSGGAVDYDKVAEIVLHDIRTEKLGRISFESPTV, encoded by the coding sequence ATGACGATCCAATGGTTTCCCGGCCATATGGCCAAAGCGAAAAGAGAAGTACAGGAAAAGCTAAAGTTAATCGACATCGTGTTTGAATTGCTTGATGCCCGCATCCCGCTATCATCGCGAAATCCAATGATTAACGAAATTCTTGGCAACAAGCCGCGCATCGTTTTATTAAACAAAGCGGATATGGCCGATGAGACGGTTACCGAGCAATGGATTGCCTATTTCGAACAAGAGCGGCTGCGTGCGCTCGCGATCGATGCGCAAACGGGCACAGGAATCAGGCAAATTGTATCGACAGCGAAGGAAATGCTGAAAGATAAATTTGCGAAAATGGCGGCAAAAGGAATCAAAAACCCGCGGCCGATGCGCGCGCTCATTGTCGGTATCCCCAATGTCGGAAAGTCGACGCTGATTAATCGTCTTGCCGGCAGAAATATCGCAAAAACAGGGGATAAGCCGGGAGTGACAAAAGCGCAGCAATGGATTAAAGTCGGCAAGGAAATGGAACTTTTGGATACGCCGGGAATTTTATGGCCGAAGTTTGAGGAGGAAGAGGTCGGCTTGAAGCTGGCTACGACCGGCGCGATTAAAGATACGATTTTAAACTTGCAAGATGTGGCGGTATACGCGCTAACCTTCTTGAAGGAACATTACCCAGAGCGATTAAAGGAGCGTTATTCGCTTCCTGATATTCCGGAAGAAATCGTGGCATTGTTCGATGCGATCGGCAAACGGCGCGGCTGTCTCGTGAGCGGGGGAGCGGTCGATTACGATAAAGTGGCGGAAATTGTGCTCCATGATATCCGCACCGAAAAACTAGGAAGAATTAGTTTCGAATCCCCAACTGTATAA
- a CDS encoding putative DNA-binding protein: MLEKTTRMNYLYDFYQALLTPKQRSYMSLYYLDDYSLGEIAQQYEVSRQAVYDNIKRTEAMLEEYEKKLSLFQKFQKRKQLMDQLKDYVLKKYGEDQQLFDMIKELEELE, from the coding sequence ATGCTCGAAAAAACAACGCGAATGAATTATTTGTATGATTTTTATCAGGCATTGCTGACGCCAAAACAGCGCAGCTATATGTCGCTTTACTATTTAGATGATTACTCCCTCGGCGAAATCGCACAGCAGTATGAAGTCAGCCGCCAGGCTGTTTATGATAATATCAAAAGAACGGAAGCAATGCTAGAAGAATATGAGAAAAAATTATCGCTCTTTCAGAAGTTTCAAAAACGAAAGCAGCTGATGGACCAACTAAAGGATTATGTTTTAAAAAAATATGGAGAGGACCAGCAACTTTTCGATATGATTAAAGAACTAGAAGAATTAGAATGA
- the trmD gene encoding tRNA (guanosine(37)-N1)-methyltransferase TrmD yields MRIDILTLFPNMFTGVLNESILKKAQEKKAVSIHVVNFRDFADNKHKTVDDYPYGGGAGMVLKPQPIFDAVHHVTKDSPHPRIILLCPQGERYTQKKAEELAKEEHLVLICGHYEGYDERIREYLVTDEISIGDYVLTGGELGAMVIVDSVVRLLPGVLGNEASPVHDSFSSGLLEYPQYTRPADFRGMKVPDVLLSGNHRLIEEWREQQSLKRTFLRRPDLLENYPLTEKQKRWLEQWKKEKE; encoded by the coding sequence ATGAGAATCGATATATTAACGTTATTTCCCAATATGTTCACAGGTGTGTTGAATGAGTCGATTTTAAAAAAAGCGCAAGAGAAGAAAGCCGTTTCCATCCATGTTGTCAATTTTCGCGACTTCGCTGACAATAAACATAAAACAGTCGACGATTATCCGTACGGCGGCGGGGCCGGAATGGTGCTAAAGCCGCAGCCGATTTTTGACGCCGTTCACCATGTCACAAAAGACTCTCCGCATCCGCGCATTATTTTGCTTTGCCCGCAAGGTGAGCGCTATACGCAAAAAAAGGCGGAAGAGCTGGCGAAAGAGGAGCATTTGGTGCTTATTTGCGGCCATTATGAAGGATATGATGAGCGCATTCGCGAATATTTAGTGACAGATGAAATTTCCATTGGAGACTACGTATTAACGGGCGGAGAATTGGGTGCAATGGTCATTGTCGACAGCGTTGTCCGGCTTCTCCCGGGCGTGCTTGGTAACGAAGCTTCCCCTGTCCATGATTCGTTCAGCTCGGGACTTTTGGAGTATCCGCAGTATACGCGTCCCGCCGATTTTCGCGGCATGAAAGTCCCCGATGTGCTTTTATCGGGCAATCATCGCCTGATTGAAGAATGGCGGGAGCAGCAATCGCTAAAGCGCACGTTTTTACGCCGCCCTGATTTACTGGAAAACTACCCGTTGACAGAAAAGCAAAAACGGTGGCTTGAACAATGGAAAAAAGAGAAGGAATAA
- the rimM gene encoding ribosome maturation factor RimM (Essential for efficient processing of 16S rRNA), which translates to MERWFNVGKIVNTHGIRGEVRVISRTDFPEQRYKKGNTLYIFTEQSKEPIAVTVKSHRVHKSFDLLSFEGYDNINLVEKFKGAMLKVPESQLGELDEGEYYFHEIIGSTVVTEEGETIGTVQEILTPGANDVWVVKRNNGKEVLIPYIEDVVKSVDVNTKTITIRPMEGLLE; encoded by the coding sequence ATGGAAAGATGGTTTAACGTCGGCAAAATTGTCAACACGCATGGAATCCGCGGCGAAGTGCGCGTTATTTCGCGTACCGATTTTCCAGAACAACGCTATAAAAAAGGCAATACGCTTTATATTTTCACCGAACAATCCAAAGAGCCAATTGCAGTGACGGTCAAAAGCCACCGCGTTCATAAATCGTTTGATTTACTTTCCTTTGAAGGATATGACAACATTAATCTTGTCGAGAAGTTCAAAGGGGCAATGTTAAAGGTGCCGGAAAGCCAGCTTGGCGAGCTGGATGAAGGAGAATATTATTTTCATGAAATTATCGGCAGTACCGTCGTTACAGAAGAAGGGGAAACGATCGGAACCGTGCAAGAAATTTTAACTCCGGGCGCCAACGATGTATGGGTGGTAAAACGGAATAACGGAAAAGAAGTGCTTATTCCGTATATAGAAGACGTTGTGAAAAGTGTCGATGTAAACACCAAAACAATTACCATTCGCCCGATGGAAGGGCTGCTGGAATGA
- the rpsP gene encoding 30S ribosomal protein S16: protein MAVKIRLKRMGAKKKPFYRIVVADSRSPRDGRFIEAIGTYNPLAEPAEIKIDEELALKWLQNGAKPSDTVRNLLSKQGILEKFHNLKYGK, encoded by the coding sequence ATGGCAGTAAAAATTCGTTTAAAACGCATGGGTGCAAAGAAAAAACCTTTCTACCGTATTGTGGTTGCGGACTCTCGTTCTCCGCGCGACGGCCGTTTCATCGAAGCAATTGGTACGTATAATCCGCTTGCAGAACCAGCGGAAATCAAAATTGACGAAGAACTTGCGCTGAAATGGCTGCAAAACGGTGCAAAACCATCTGATACCGTCCGCAATCTTCTATCCAAACAAGGCATTTTAGAGAAATTCCATAACTTAAAATACGGCAAATAA